The following nucleotide sequence is from Vicinamibacterales bacterium.
CGCGAGCGCGTCGGTTGGCGGGCACGTCTTCGGCCTCGGCGTGCTGCTGAGCCTCGCCGAGGACGTCATCGCCTTCGTCTTGACGCCACTGGCCATGCTGCAGCCGCTGTTGGTGCTGGCGTTCGTGTTGGTGGCGCTCTGCGTCCTGGCGGCGTTCATCCCGCTGACGATCCGCGCGATCAGAAGGAAGAGGAGAACGGCCCCGACCCCATAGGATGGCCTTCCGGCCGGCCGTTCAGCGCATCGCATCCGCAAGTTTCTGCCCCGCCGATTTCGTCTGTCCCTCGACGATGAGTTGACCGCAGGCCGCGCGGATATCGCGCCCGCGGCTCTTCCGTACCGAAACCGTCAGGCGGTGATCGGCCAGAATCTGCGCGAACCGATCGACACGATCGTCGGATGGGCGGGAAAACGGGATACCCGCCGCCTCGTTGAGCGGGATGAGGTTCACCTTCGAGCGGACGCCGTTGAGCATGTGGACGAGTTGGTGCGCGTCCTCTGGCGTATCGTTCACGTCCGCCAGCATCACGTACTCGAACGTGATGCGTTCGCGTCGTTTGACGGGGAATCGCTGGCAGGCCGCGATGACCTCGCTGATGCTGTACTTCCTGTTGAGGGGAACCAGCAGGTCGCGCTGGGCTTCCGTCGTCGCGTGAAGTGAGACAGCCAGGTTCGGCATGTACGGTTCCTGGGCGAGACGGTCGAGTGCGGGGACCAGGCCGACCGTGGATAGCGTCACGCGTCTCGGCGACACCGCCAGCCCGTCCTCGTCGCCCAGAATCCGCAGCGCCCTCATCGTCTGGTCGTAGTTGTGGAGCGGCTCGCCCATTCCCATCAGCACGATGTTGAACCTGGCGTCGAGGAGGCCGAGTTCGCGTGCCAGGACACGAACCTGACCGACGATCTCACCCGCGTCGAGGTTTCGCGTGAGACCCATCTTGCCCGTCAGGCAGAACGCGCAGTTCATCGCGCAGCCGACCTGCGTCGAGATGCAGAAGGTCTGTCCGGGCGAGTCGGGGATGAACACCGCCTCGATACGGCGGCCGTCGGCGAGCTGGAGCAGCAGCTTTTCGGTTCCGTCCGACGCCCGCTCACGTCCGGTGATGGCCGGGGTGGACACCCTCACCGCCTGGCCCAGATCCGCCCGCAAGGTTTTCGACAGATCGGTCATGCGGTCGAAGTCGGTCACGCCGCGTTTGAACACCCAGCGGTAGATTTGGCGGGCGTGGAACGTGGGAATGCCCCGATCGCGTAGCAGGGTCTCGAGTTCGCGGCGTTCGAAGCCGCCGATATCGGTCGGCAGGGATGGGTGGGGCACGGTTTGACCTGGCTTTCCGGAGTGGGATACTCCCGCTATTATGCCCGATCGGCGCGGAAGCTTCCCGTTGAAGGTCAGGCACCGGGCATGTTATCATCAGGGTGTCTGGTGGTGATAATTCCTTTTCTGTCAACGATTTGCGGACCATTGACGACTCGGTCCACCCGTACGCTCCACCCCTCCGCCAACACGTCACACTGGGAACCGAGCACACCATGATCGTCCGCGAGGTCCTCGGAAGCGGCCTTCGTCTTCTCACCGAATCGATGCCGCACGTCCGTTCCATCAGCGTGGGCGTGTGGCTGACGCGGGGGTCGCGTCACGAGCCCGAGGAACGCAGCGGGATTGCCCACTTCGTGGAGCACATGCTGTTCAAGGGCACGGCAACGCGGAGCGCCGAGGACATCGCGCAGGCCATCGATTCGATCGGCGGACAACTCGATGCCTTCACGGCCAAGGAATACGCCGGCTACTACATCAAGGTGCTCGACGAGCACCTGCCGCTGGCCATGGAGATTCTCTCCGACATCGTGCTGCACCCGGCGTTCGACGCCGACGACATCGAGCGTGAGAAGAAGGTCATCCTCGAAGAAATCAAGATGGTCGAGGACACGCCCGACGACCTGGTCCACGAGTTGTTCACGCAGACGTTCTGGGAAGGCCACCCGCTCGGCCGGCCGATTCTCGGGACGCCTGACACAGTGGATGCGCTGACCCAGGAGACGCTTCGCGACTACTTCCGGCGCGTCTACACGGCGAACAACTTCGTCGTTGCCGCGGTCGGCAACCTGGACCATGCGCGCGTCGGGGAGTTGGTGGAGCGGGCGTTTGCCGACCTCACGCCGACCGGCGAGGTAGCGGCCGATATCGTGCCCCGCGTCCTGCCCCGGTTTGCCGTGCGGAACAAGGATCTCGAGCAGAGCCACATCGTCCTCGGCACGAGCGGCTATTCACAGAGCCACGAGGACCGCTACGTCAGCTACGTGCTGAACACGCTGCTCGGCGGGTCGATGAGTTCGCGGCTGTTCCAGAACGTGCGTGAGAAGCGCGGGCTGGCGTATGCGGTCTTCAGCAGTCTGAGCGCGTACCGCGATGCCGGTGCGCTGACGATCTATGCCGGGTGTGCGACCGAGGCGGTGGCCGAGGTGATTGATGTGACGGTCGAGGAACTCCGGGGCGTGAAGAACGAGCCGATTCCCGAGACCGAGCTCCGTCGAGCCAAGGATCACCTCAAGGGCAGCATGATGCTGAGCCTCGAGAACACCGCGAGCCGGATGTCGCACGTCGCCCGCCAGGAGATCTACGGCGACCGGCGTTTCGGCCTCGACGAGACGCTCGAAGGCGTCGAGCGGGTCACGGTGGACGATGTGCAGCGGGTGGCGCGCGATCTGTTCGTGAACGGCGGGCTCGCCGGAACCGTGCTGGGCCCGCTCGACGGGTGGCACTATCCGATCGATCGCCTGACGCTGTCGTAGCGCCCTCGTTCGACGTCCTGCATGCTGAACGGAGCGCTTTTCACTCGGCATTTCTCAGGGGCTGTCCTGGGGAGGGGTGTGACGTGATTGCCCGATACACCGGTGTCGCGATGGGGCGAATCTGGAGCGAACAGCGGCGGTTCGAGACGTGGCTCCAGGTCGAAATCGCGGCGGCGGAAGCCATG
It contains:
- a CDS encoding pitrilysin family protein, whose translation is MIVREVLGSGLRLLTESMPHVRSISVGVWLTRGSRHEPEERSGIAHFVEHMLFKGTATRSAEDIAQAIDSIGGQLDAFTAKEYAGYYIKVLDEHLPLAMEILSDIVLHPAFDADDIEREKKVILEEIKMVEDTPDDLVHELFTQTFWEGHPLGRPILGTPDTVDALTQETLRDYFRRVYTANNFVVAAVGNLDHARVGELVERAFADLTPTGEVAADIVPRVLPRFAVRNKDLEQSHIVLGTSGYSQSHEDRYVSYVLNTLLGGSMSSRLFQNVREKRGLAYAVFSSLSAYRDAGALTIYAGCATEAVAEVIDVTVEELRGVKNEPIPETELRRAKDHLKGSMMLSLENTASRMSHVARQEIYGDRRFGLDETLEGVERVTVDDVQRVARDLFVNGGLAGTVLGPLDGWHYPIDRLTLS
- the rlmN gene encoding 23S rRNA (adenine(2503)-C(2))-methyltransferase RlmN; translated protein: MPHPSLPTDIGGFERRELETLLRDRGIPTFHARQIYRWVFKRGVTDFDRMTDLSKTLRADLGQAVRVSTPAITGRERASDGTEKLLLQLADGRRIEAVFIPDSPGQTFCISTQVGCAMNCAFCLTGKMGLTRNLDAGEIVGQVRVLARELGLLDARFNIVLMGMGEPLHNYDQTMRALRILGDEDGLAVSPRRVTLSTVGLVPALDRLAQEPYMPNLAVSLHATTEAQRDLLVPLNRKYSISEVIAACQRFPVKRRERITFEYVMLADVNDTPEDAHQLVHMLNGVRSKVNLIPLNEAAGIPFSRPSDDRVDRFAQILADHRLTVSVRKSRGRDIRAACGQLIVEGQTKSAGQKLADAMR